From one Leifsonia sp. Root1293 genomic stretch:
- a CDS encoding beta-galactosidase, producing MSRAAHEKPRASARDFAHDGIAFGCDYNPEQWDPAIWTEDVELMRIAGVDLVAINIFGWSQINPGLGVFDFSALDTVIDLLHAGGIRINLGTATSSPPPWLTTLHPEILPVADDGTTRYPGGRQAWCPSSPVFRRYALALVEQVAQRYGAHPAVELWHVSNELGCHNALCYCAESTTAFRGWLENRYGSIDELNRAWGTSFWSQRYSDFAEILPPLQTISSRNPGQMLDFHRFSSDELLDYYRSEAAVIRRFSDVAITTNFMVTSHIRNLDYWSWAPEVDIVANDHYLDHRLEEPTAELAFAADFTRGLAGGAPWLLMETATSAVNWQPHNIAKAPGELTRNALAHVARGADGICFFQWRASAQGSEKFHSALVPHAGTDSAVWREVVELGGVIDRLGEVAGSRVIAEAALVFSWDAWWAGDGENRPSHSVAYLDQVHAAYNALHDLGITVDIVPPGADLDGYRLVVLPGLHLVTDADAAGVDAYVAGGGHVLITFYSGIVDEDDRVRLGGYPGAFRDLLGIRVEEFAPLLPGQSVGLASGASARLWTERLQATSAEVLDSFADGPAAGIPAVTRNAHGSGTAWYVATMLEAGAYRGLLAEVAAAAGVARHPGGENVDIVRRVGDAGSHLFVINHTSDDLELQATGEEIVTGASVSGILRVPGGTVRIVRESNTTQEGTA from the coding sequence ATGTCGCGAGCAGCGCACGAGAAGCCACGGGCCTCCGCCCGGGACTTCGCTCACGACGGGATCGCATTCGGATGCGACTACAACCCCGAGCAGTGGGACCCGGCCATCTGGACCGAAGACGTCGAGCTGATGCGCATCGCCGGTGTCGACCTCGTGGCCATCAACATCTTCGGCTGGTCGCAGATCAACCCGGGCCTGGGCGTATTCGATTTCAGTGCGCTCGACACCGTGATCGACCTGCTGCATGCCGGCGGCATCCGGATCAACCTCGGCACGGCGACGTCGTCGCCGCCTCCGTGGCTCACGACGCTGCACCCCGAGATCCTGCCCGTGGCGGATGACGGCACCACCCGCTACCCCGGTGGACGCCAGGCCTGGTGCCCGAGCTCGCCGGTGTTCCGTCGCTACGCGCTGGCCCTCGTCGAGCAGGTCGCGCAGCGCTATGGCGCGCACCCCGCTGTGGAGCTGTGGCACGTGTCGAACGAGCTGGGCTGCCACAACGCTCTCTGCTACTGCGCCGAGAGCACCACGGCGTTCCGCGGCTGGCTCGAGAACCGCTACGGCTCGATCGACGAACTCAACCGCGCGTGGGGCACGAGCTTCTGGAGCCAGCGCTACAGCGACTTCGCCGAGATCCTGCCCCCGCTCCAGACCATCTCGAGCCGCAACCCCGGCCAGATGCTCGACTTCCACCGCTTCAGCTCCGACGAGCTGCTCGACTACTACCGCTCCGAAGCCGCCGTCATCAGGCGGTTCAGCGACGTCGCCATCACGACGAACTTCATGGTCACCAGCCACATCCGCAACCTCGACTACTGGAGCTGGGCTCCGGAGGTCGACATCGTCGCGAACGACCACTACCTCGACCACCGCCTGGAGGAGCCGACGGCTGAACTCGCGTTCGCCGCCGACTTCACCCGCGGGCTCGCCGGGGGAGCGCCGTGGCTGCTGATGGAGACGGCGACCAGCGCGGTCAACTGGCAGCCCCACAACATCGCCAAGGCGCCGGGCGAGCTCACTCGCAACGCGCTCGCCCACGTGGCCCGTGGTGCCGACGGCATCTGCTTCTTCCAGTGGCGCGCATCGGCGCAGGGGTCGGAGAAGTTCCACTCGGCACTCGTTCCCCACGCCGGCACCGATTCCGCCGTGTGGCGCGAGGTCGTCGAACTCGGCGGGGTGATCGATCGCCTGGGCGAGGTCGCCGGCAGCCGAGTCATCGCCGAGGCGGCCCTGGTGTTCAGCTGGGATGCATGGTGGGCCGGGGACGGCGAGAACCGCCCGAGCCACTCCGTCGCCTACCTCGACCAGGTGCACGCCGCCTACAACGCGCTGCACGACCTCGGCATCACCGTCGACATCGTGCCCCCGGGCGCCGACCTCGACGGCTACAGGCTCGTCGTGCTTCCGGGTCTGCATCTGGTGACGGATGCCGATGCGGCCGGCGTCGACGCCTACGTCGCCGGCGGCGGCCACGTGCTCATCACCTTCTACAGCGGCATCGTCGACGAGGACGACAGGGTGCGCCTCGGCGGCTACCCCGGCGCGTTCCGCGATCTGCTGGGAATCCGCGTCGAGGAGTTCGCGCCACTGCTGCCCGGTCAGTCCGTCGGCCTCGCCTCCGGGGCGAGTGCTCGACTCTGGACCGAGCGACTGCAGGCGACGTCGGCCGAGGTGCTCGACTCCTTCGCCGACGGACCGGCAGCGGGCATCCCCGCCGTCACCCGCAACGCCCACGGGTCAGGCACCGCCTGGTACGTGGCCACCATGCTCGAGGCCGGCGCCTACCGCGGCCTTCTCGCCGAGGTCGCCGCTGCTGCTGGAGTCGCGCGCCACCCCGGCGGCGAGAACGTCGACATCGTCCGCCGCGTCGGCGATGCGGGATCCCACCTCTTCGTCATCAACCACACCTCGGACGACCTGGAGCTCCAGGCGACCGGTGAGGAGATCGTGACAGGCGCATCCGTCTCCGGAATCCTGCGGGTGCCCGGCGGAACCGTGCGCATCGTGCGCGAGAGCAACACCACCCAGGAGGGCACAGCATGA
- a CDS encoding FAS1-like dehydratase domain-containing protein, with translation MPVNPELLGRTFPPAPPYLVGREKVREFSRAVFATNPINLDVDAARAAGHADVVAPPTFAIVVQEITLAQLLAEEDSGIDFTRVVHGDQRFTASRAIVAGDELTAQLAVTGVKTLGGHSMVTAESTITDAAGEHVVTAISTLVVRGDE, from the coding sequence GTGCCTGTGAACCCCGAGCTGCTGGGACGCACGTTCCCGCCTGCGCCCCCCTATCTCGTCGGTCGTGAGAAGGTGCGCGAGTTCTCGCGTGCCGTCTTCGCCACCAACCCCATCAACCTCGACGTCGATGCCGCCCGCGCCGCCGGGCATGCCGATGTCGTCGCTCCGCCGACGTTCGCGATCGTGGTCCAGGAGATCACGCTGGCCCAATTGCTGGCTGAGGAGGACTCGGGCATCGACTTCACCCGTGTCGTGCACGGCGACCAGCGCTTCACCGCGTCGCGCGCCATCGTCGCGGGCGACGAACTCACGGCCCAGCTCGCCGTCACCGGCGTCAAGACCCTCGGCGGTCACTCGATGGTCACCGCAGAATCCACCATCACGGATGCAGCAGGCGAGCACGTCGTCACCGCCATCTCCACCCTGGTCGTGCGAGGAGACGAGTGA
- a CDS encoding carbohydrate ABC transporter permease: MTTRSTVAAVPRRRRVVQHKRAIAFFILPFGVLFALFYLIPIGYAIYQSMLVVQRDGTFGEAQEVFGWFQQYVLVFQNGPFWRSVGRVLLFGIVQVPVMLGLALLFALLLDSPLVRGKKFFRLAFFVPYAVPGVIAAIMWGFLFSPNLSPFTAVTQNIDFLGADLVLWSIANVVTWVFVGYNMLIIYSSLLAIPTEIYEAARLDGAGQARIAWSIKIPLVRPAIVLTAIFSIIGTLQLLAEPQVFRSFSSAVTNTFTPNMTVYATASVPNASLAAAFSVVLALATFILSFTFLKFTQRKEAE, from the coding sequence ATGACAACGAGGTCGACCGTGGCGGCGGTTCCCCGCCGACGGCGTGTGGTGCAGCACAAACGCGCCATCGCCTTCTTCATCCTCCCGTTCGGCGTGCTGTTCGCGCTGTTCTACCTGATCCCCATCGGCTACGCGATCTACCAGTCGATGCTGGTCGTGCAGCGCGACGGCACCTTCGGTGAGGCGCAGGAGGTCTTCGGCTGGTTCCAGCAGTACGTGCTGGTGTTCCAGAACGGACCGTTCTGGCGCTCGGTGGGCCGCGTGCTGCTCTTCGGAATCGTGCAGGTGCCGGTGATGCTCGGACTGGCACTGCTGTTCGCTCTGCTGCTCGACTCGCCCCTGGTGCGCGGCAAGAAGTTCTTCAGGCTCGCCTTCTTCGTGCCGTACGCCGTTCCCGGCGTCATCGCGGCCATCATGTGGGGCTTCCTGTTCTCACCCAACCTGTCGCCGTTCACCGCCGTGACCCAGAACATCGACTTCCTCGGCGCCGACCTGGTGCTCTGGTCGATCGCCAACGTGGTGACCTGGGTCTTCGTGGGCTACAACATGCTCATCATCTACTCGTCCCTGCTGGCGATCCCGACCGAGATCTACGAGGCGGCCAGGCTCGACGGCGCCGGGCAGGCCCGCATCGCCTGGTCGATCAAGATCCCGTTGGTGCGACCGGCAATCGTGCTGACCGCGATCTTCTCGATCATCGGCACCCTGCAGCTGCTCGCCGAGCCCCAGGTGTTCCGCTCGTTCAGCTCGGCCGTCACGAACACGTTCACCCCCAACATGACCGTCTACGCCACGGCATCCGTGCCCAACGCCTCGCTCGCCGCCGCCTTCTCGGTGGTGCTGGCGCTGGCCACGTTCATCCTGTCGTTCACGTTCCTCAAGTTCACCCAGCGGAAGGAAGCCGAATGA
- a CDS encoding MaoC family dehydratase → MPQLTDLAVGDIVAERSVTLTRDSLVRYAGASGDFNPIHYRDDVAASVGLPGVLAHGMLTMGLAVQPVVDWVGDPARVVDYQVRFTRPVLVDPQQGAVVSVIAKVGAVDAEASVARIDLTVSFDDATVLGKAQVRVQL, encoded by the coding sequence ATGCCCCAGTTGACCGATCTGGCCGTGGGCGACATCGTCGCCGAACGCTCCGTCACCCTCACGCGCGACTCGCTCGTGCGCTACGCCGGTGCATCCGGCGACTTCAACCCGATCCACTACCGCGATGACGTCGCGGCATCGGTCGGCCTGCCCGGCGTCCTCGCCCACGGCATGCTCACCATGGGTCTCGCCGTGCAGCCCGTCGTCGACTGGGTCGGCGACCCCGCCCGCGTCGTCGACTACCAGGTGCGCTTCACTCGACCCGTGCTCGTCGACCCGCAGCAGGGCGCCGTCGTGAGCGTCATCGCCAAGGTCGGCGCGGTCGATGCCGAGGCATCCGTCGCGCGCATCGACCTCACCGTCAGCTTCGACGACGCGACCGTACTGGGCAAGGCCCAGGTGCGGGTGCAGCTCTAG
- a CDS encoding UDP-N-acetylmuramate dehydrogenase yields MAETSIVALRDLTTMRVGGSPERMLTATTQRDLVDAALAVWAEGGDWLLLGGGSNTVASDEPFDGTVIRIATRGIELLPESSGPGLVRLRVQAGEPWDDLVAYTVRHGWAGIEALSGIPGLAGAAPIQNIGAYGQEVASALTAIEFLDYDSGEVERIEAADLGLGYRTSVIKQGRQGVVVSIELELHDTAHERDVLGEELGRPIAYAQLASTLGVQPGDRVAISQVRAAVLALRASKGMVLNAEDNDTWSAGSFFTNPIVRESFARTLPSDAPRWPMAADEPDVVEPLERASLDPWEAAQQALAAPTPSADPTPRFVKLSAAWLIEHSGIRRGFGLPGTQAAISSKHTLAITNRGKATGEEVAQLARYVQQRVQAEFGIILQPEPVIVGLEI; encoded by the coding sequence ATGGCGGAGACCTCGATCGTCGCACTCCGCGACCTCACCACCATGCGCGTCGGTGGCTCGCCGGAACGGATGCTCACGGCGACGACCCAGCGCGACCTCGTCGACGCGGCGCTCGCCGTCTGGGCCGAGGGTGGCGACTGGCTCCTCCTCGGCGGCGGCTCGAACACCGTCGCCAGCGACGAGCCGTTCGACGGCACGGTGATCCGCATCGCCACCAGGGGCATCGAGCTGCTGCCTGAGTCCTCCGGCCCCGGTCTCGTGCGACTGCGCGTGCAGGCGGGCGAACCGTGGGATGACCTGGTTGCCTACACGGTTCGACACGGTTGGGCTGGCATCGAGGCGCTCAGCGGCATTCCCGGTCTCGCCGGCGCTGCTCCGATCCAGAACATCGGTGCCTACGGCCAGGAGGTGGCCAGCGCGCTGACCGCCATCGAGTTCCTCGACTACGACAGCGGCGAGGTCGAGCGCATCGAGGCGGCCGACCTCGGTCTCGGATACCGCACCTCCGTCATCAAGCAGGGCCGCCAGGGTGTCGTCGTGTCCATCGAGCTCGAGCTTCACGACACCGCGCACGAGCGCGACGTGCTCGGTGAGGAGCTCGGCCGGCCCATCGCCTACGCGCAGCTGGCGAGCACCCTCGGTGTCCAGCCCGGAGACAGGGTCGCGATCTCGCAGGTGCGTGCCGCGGTGCTCGCGCTGCGGGCGTCAAAGGGCATGGTGTTGAACGCCGAGGACAACGACACCTGGAGCGCCGGATCGTTCTTCACCAACCCGATCGTGCGCGAGAGCTTCGCGCGCACCCTTCCGTCCGATGCGCCGCGCTGGCCGATGGCGGCCGACGAGCCCGATGTCGTCGAGCCGCTTGAGCGGGCGTCCCTCGACCCGTGGGAGGCTGCGCAGCAGGCGCTCGCGGCCCCGACTCCCTCTGCCGATCCGACGCCGCGCTTCGTGAAGCTGTCGGCTGCCTGGCTCATCGAGCACTCCGGAATCCGTCGTGGCTTCGGGCTGCCCGGGACGCAGGCCGCCATCTCGAGCAAGCACACCCTCGCCATCACGAACCGCGGGAAGGCGACGGGCGAGGAGGTCGCCCAGCTGGCCCGCTACGTGCAGCAGCGCGTGCAGGCCGAGTTCGGCATCATCCTGCAGCCGGAGCCGGTGATCGTGGGGCTGGAGATCTAG
- a CDS encoding ABC transporter substrate-binding protein — protein sequence MQHMKRAVGVVLLATLALAGCSATGGGDGTAADADACKPSTGKVDLEFTSWIPGIEDAVALWNSENPDIQVKVQTGPNGNSGTYQNFFNQLKAGNAPDLGQIEYDALPNFRVQDGLEDIGVCSEVAAAKDSFVPWTWGQVGLGTEKSVYGVPQDSGPMALFYRSDLFEANNIPVPTTWAEYKDAAKKVRAAGGYITNFSQSDINQFAGFVWQADGQWFQNNGDEWTVDLTSDASKQIADYWQELIDEDLVSTVPAWTDEWNNAYNSGNVWSWNSAVWGANSIASGAPDTAGKWSVAPAPQWNAGEKKAGNWGGSSVAVFKGTEHLYEAAKFALWLNTSDESLTLLNKSANIYPATTEGLKLPSLQEGVEFYGGQKIYDVFAEAATEVNPDFVWGPTMTQTYADVSDGFKAAVTGDGTLFDALTNGQKTTIEALKAQSIPVKG from the coding sequence ATGCAGCACATGAAGAGAGCGGTCGGCGTAGTCCTGCTCGCAACGCTCGCACTGGCCGGTTGCTCGGCAACGGGCGGAGGCGACGGCACTGCGGCCGACGCCGATGCCTGCAAGCCGTCGACGGGCAAGGTCGATCTCGAGTTCACCTCGTGGATTCCCGGCATCGAGGATGCCGTGGCCCTGTGGAACTCCGAGAACCCCGACATCCAGGTGAAGGTGCAGACCGGGCCGAACGGCAACTCCGGCACGTACCAGAACTTCTTCAACCAGCTGAAGGCGGGCAACGCGCCCGACCTCGGCCAGATCGAGTACGACGCCCTGCCGAACTTCCGGGTGCAGGACGGCCTCGAGGACATCGGCGTCTGCTCCGAGGTCGCCGCCGCGAAGGACTCCTTCGTGCCGTGGACCTGGGGCCAGGTCGGCCTCGGCACCGAGAAGAGCGTCTACGGCGTTCCCCAGGACTCGGGCCCCATGGCCCTGTTCTACAGGTCCGACCTGTTCGAGGCGAACAACATCCCCGTGCCGACCACGTGGGCCGAGTACAAGGATGCCGCCAAGAAGGTGCGCGCCGCCGGCGGGTACATCACCAACTTCTCGCAGAGCGACATCAACCAGTTCGCCGGTTTCGTCTGGCAGGCCGATGGCCAGTGGTTCCAGAACAACGGTGACGAGTGGACCGTCGACCTCACCAGCGACGCCTCCAAGCAGATCGCCGACTACTGGCAGGAGCTCATCGACGAGGACTTGGTCTCCACGGTTCCGGCCTGGACCGACGAGTGGAACAACGCCTACAACTCGGGCAACGTCTGGAGCTGGAACTCGGCCGTCTGGGGTGCCAACTCCATCGCGAGCGGCGCTCCCGACACCGCAGGCAAGTGGTCCGTCGCTCCCGCCCCGCAGTGGAACGCCGGCGAGAAGAAGGCCGGAAACTGGGGCGGATCATCCGTCGCGGTCTTCAAGGGAACCGAGCACCTCTACGAGGCGGCGAAGTTCGCACTCTGGCTGAACACCTCCGACGAGTCGCTTACGCTGCTCAACAAGTCGGCGAACATCTACCCCGCGACGACCGAGGGCCTCAAGCTGCCGTCGCTGCAGGAGGGTGTCGAGTTCTACGGCGGCCAGAAGATCTACGACGTCTTCGCCGAGGCTGCGACCGAGGTGAACCCCGACTTCGTGTGGGGCCCCACCATGACGCAGACCTACGCCGACGTCTCGGACGGCTTCAAGGCAGCGGTGACCGGCGACGGTACCCTGTTCGATGCGCTCACCAATGGTCAGAAGACGACCATCGAGGCGCTGAAGGCCCAGTCGATTCCGGTCAAGGGATAG
- a CDS encoding carbohydrate ABC transporter permease, translated as MSSTTLDQNTAPKQPRSLKPSKASAPSASAGSLKESLLSRSGAMLIMGIFTLYFLIPIWWLFVASSKSQGQLLTTNGLWFADFNLFQNIGDLFAYRDGIFLKWMGNSVLYAGLGGLVATIIAGMCGYALAKYRFPGREVIFNVVLGGVLVPATALALPLFLLFSQAQLTNTFWAVFLPSIVSPFGVYLTRIFAAQSVPDELIEASRIDGAGEIRTFFTVSIRLMAPALVTVFLFQFVAIWNNFFLPLIMLRSEELFPVTFGLYAWNTQLNQVPELRPYVLIGALLSIIPLIVTFLLLQRFWRSGLGTGSLK; from the coding sequence ATGAGTTCCACGACGCTGGACCAGAACACGGCACCCAAGCAGCCGCGATCGCTGAAGCCCTCCAAGGCCTCGGCACCGTCTGCCTCGGCCGGATCCCTCAAGGAGAGCCTGCTCTCCCGGTCGGGCGCGATGCTCATCATGGGCATCTTCACGCTCTACTTCCTCATCCCGATCTGGTGGCTGTTCGTCGCGTCGAGCAAGAGCCAGGGCCAGCTGCTCACGACGAACGGGCTCTGGTTCGCCGACTTCAACCTGTTCCAGAACATCGGCGATCTGTTCGCGTACCGTGACGGCATCTTCCTCAAGTGGATGGGCAACAGCGTTCTGTACGCGGGCCTCGGCGGCCTGGTGGCGACGATCATCGCCGGCATGTGCGGCTACGCGCTGGCCAAGTACCGCTTCCCCGGGCGCGAGGTCATCTTCAACGTGGTGCTCGGCGGAGTGCTGGTCCCGGCGACGGCGCTCGCGCTGCCCCTGTTCCTGCTGTTCAGCCAGGCGCAGCTGACCAACACCTTCTGGGCAGTGTTCCTGCCCAGCATCGTGAGCCCGTTCGGCGTCTACCTCACCCGCATCTTCGCCGCGCAGTCCGTGCCCGACGAGCTCATCGAGGCCAGCCGCATCGACGGCGCCGGTGAGATCCGCACCTTCTTCACGGTGTCGATCCGGCTCATGGCACCGGCACTGGTGACGGTTTTCCTGTTCCAGTTCGTGGCCATCTGGAACAACTTCTTCCTGCCGCTGATCATGCTGCGCAGCGAGGAGCTGTTCCCGGTGACCTTCGGCCTCTACGCCTGGAACACCCAGCTCAACCAGGTGCCGGAACTGCGCCCGTACGTGCTCATCGGCGCCCTGCTCTCGATCATCCCCCTGATCGTCACATTCCTCCTGCTCCAGCGTTTCTGGCGTTCCGGCCTCGGAACCGGATCCCTGAAGTAG
- a CDS encoding alpha-galactosidase yields the protein MHHLRAAGVSLLLDTRGTGVPGIIHWGRDLGALSQSELIALAEASVPAVSPSSIDVPLRLSLLPSLRDGWSGRPALAVFRDGSLDLALRLRGVEASASGAASRLVITLTDAAGGVDVGIELELSAQGVLRVRHTVTNTADSALGLAAASVIVPVPDRAAEVLDFSGLWTHERRPQRRILGHGVWSRESRHGRPGHDNAYLLAAGTPGFGFRDGEVWATHLAWSGDGVVWAERSPLGPATIGAGELLAPGELSLAAGASYLSPWSVFVYSDSGLDGISDRLHPWVRSWSTIRSKRPVILNTWEAVYFDHSLERLTPLVDAAAEVGVERFVLDDGWFTGRSDDRRALGDWFVDPAAWPDGLHPLIQRVAASGMDFGLWVEPEMVNRDSDVARAHPDWIIGAADAITWRWQNVLDLDNPDAFSYVFGRLDALLAEYPIAYLKWDHNRDLLGGSAHRQTAALYRLIDAVRSAHPNVEIESCASGGGRIDLGILERTDRVWVSDTNDPLERQSIQRYTSLVVPPEYLGGHLGIARAHTTGRTAALSFRLATALFGHAGIEWNIAEATPAERASVAEWIAVYKRERGLLHSGRVVRADASDSAIVCSGVVGADGSRALFSYAALTAPAAAIPAPQRFPGLDAARSYRVRPLVLGTDVFAVQDAAPAWWAAGEVVLPGALLGEVGLPMPLIAPENTVLVEFDAVG from the coding sequence ATGCATCACCTCCGTGCCGCGGGCGTCAGTCTCCTTCTCGACACCCGCGGCACGGGCGTGCCCGGCATCATCCACTGGGGGCGTGATCTCGGCGCCCTCTCGCAGAGCGAACTCATCGCACTCGCCGAGGCGTCGGTGCCCGCCGTCTCGCCGTCGTCCATCGACGTGCCTCTGCGGTTGAGCCTTCTGCCGTCATTGCGAGACGGCTGGAGCGGGCGCCCGGCGCTCGCCGTCTTCCGGGACGGGTCTCTCGACCTGGCCCTGAGGCTCAGGGGAGTCGAGGCATCGGCCAGCGGAGCCGCCTCCCGTCTCGTCATCACGCTGACGGATGCCGCGGGCGGCGTCGACGTCGGAATCGAGCTCGAACTCAGCGCCCAGGGCGTGCTGCGGGTTCGGCACACTGTGACGAACACGGCAGACTCGGCGCTCGGACTGGCCGCAGCATCCGTCATCGTGCCCGTTCCCGACCGCGCCGCCGAGGTGCTCGACTTCTCGGGGTTGTGGACCCATGAGCGCCGCCCGCAGCGTCGCATCCTCGGTCATGGCGTGTGGTCGCGCGAGTCTCGGCACGGGCGTCCCGGTCACGACAACGCCTACCTGCTGGCCGCGGGAACGCCGGGCTTCGGATTCCGCGATGGCGAGGTCTGGGCGACCCACCTGGCGTGGAGCGGCGACGGCGTGGTCTGGGCGGAGCGCTCGCCCCTGGGCCCGGCGACGATCGGCGCCGGCGAACTGCTCGCGCCGGGGGAGCTCAGCCTGGCGGCCGGCGCCTCCTATCTGAGCCCGTGGTCCGTGTTCGTGTACTCCGACTCCGGCCTCGACGGCATCTCGGACCGGCTGCATCCGTGGGTGCGATCGTGGTCGACCATCCGCTCGAAGCGCCCCGTCATCCTCAACACCTGGGAAGCCGTCTACTTCGATCATTCCCTCGAGCGGCTGACGCCCCTGGTCGACGCAGCAGCCGAGGTGGGCGTCGAACGCTTCGTCCTCGACGACGGATGGTTCACCGGCCGCTCCGACGACCGCCGGGCGCTCGGGGACTGGTTCGTCGACCCGGCGGCGTGGCCCGATGGCCTGCATCCGCTCATCCAACGCGTCGCCGCATCGGGCATGGATTTCGGCCTCTGGGTCGAACCCGAGATGGTCAACCGCGACTCCGATGTCGCCCGAGCGCACCCCGACTGGATCATCGGGGCGGCGGATGCGATCACCTGGCGCTGGCAGAACGTGCTCGACCTCGACAACCCCGACGCCTTCTCCTACGTCTTCGGGCGGCTCGACGCCCTGCTCGCCGAATACCCGATCGCCTACCTCAAGTGGGACCACAATCGGGATCTCCTCGGCGGGTCGGCCCACCGGCAGACCGCTGCGCTCTACCGCCTGATCGACGCCGTGCGCTCGGCGCACCCGAACGTCGAGATCGAGTCGTGCGCCTCGGGTGGCGGGCGCATCGACCTCGGCATCCTGGAGCGCACCGATCGCGTGTGGGTGAGCGACACCAACGATCCGCTGGAACGGCAGTCGATCCAGCGGTACACCTCGCTCGTGGTGCCGCCGGAGTATCTGGGTGGACACCTCGGCATCGCGCGAGCGCACACCACCGGTCGCACGGCCGCATTGTCGTTCCGGCTGGCGACGGCGCTGTTCGGGCACGCAGGCATCGAATGGAACATCGCCGAGGCGACGCCGGCCGAGCGCGCGAGCGTCGCCGAGTGGATCGCCGTCTACAAGCGCGAGCGCGGCCTGCTGCACAGTGGCCGCGTCGTGCGTGCCGATGCCAGCGACTCCGCGATCGTGTGCTCCGGAGTCGTGGGCGCCGACGGGTCGCGGGCGCTGTTCAGCTACGCAGCCCTGACGGCACCGGCGGCGGCGATTCCCGCTCCGCAGCGCTTCCCCGGCCTCGACGCTGCCCGGAGCTATCGCGTGCGTCCCCTCGTGCTCGGCACCGACGTCTTCGCGGTGCAGGATGCCGCCCCGGCATGGTGGGCGGCCGGCGAGGTGGTCCTCCCGGGAGCACTCCTGGGCGAGGTCGGGCTGCCGATGCCGTTGATCGCCCCCGAGAACACCGTGCTGGTGGAGTTCGACGCCGTCGGCTGA
- a CDS encoding SGNH/GDSL hydrolase family protein — protein MFSSYVAIGDSFTEGVGDEQPDGTVRGWADFVAVGLAQHAAASPGGGIVTYANLAIRGRKLVPIIDEQLQPAIDLRPEVISFNGGGNDILRPRMDVELIAGRFRGAIERIRAEGIHALMLSGANPLDHLPLGSAFDRRGRDLTTALRDLAELPGVTFVDNFSDVGLRDIRYWSADRLHLNALGHARVASNVLTELGVPVPADWGVEEVAAAPAGPKSRNTAAYYREFVLPWIGRRLTGRSSGDGRAAKRAVLEPVRL, from the coding sequence GTGTTCAGCAGCTACGTGGCCATCGGGGACAGCTTCACCGAGGGCGTCGGCGACGAGCAGCCCGACGGCACGGTGCGCGGCTGGGCAGATTTCGTGGCGGTCGGGCTCGCCCAGCACGCCGCGGCATCACCGGGCGGTGGAATCGTCACCTACGCGAACCTCGCCATCCGCGGCCGCAAGCTCGTGCCGATCATCGACGAGCAGCTGCAGCCGGCCATCGACCTGCGCCCCGAGGTGATCAGCTTCAACGGCGGAGGCAACGACATCCTCCGGCCGCGCATGGACGTTGAGCTCATCGCCGGCCGCTTCCGCGGCGCCATCGAGCGCATCCGTGCAGAGGGCATCCACGCGCTCATGCTCTCGGGGGCCAACCCGCTCGACCACCTGCCGCTCGGATCGGCTTTCGACCGCCGCGGCCGAGACCTGACGACGGCACTGCGCGACCTGGCCGAGCTGCCCGGCGTGACCTTCGTCGACAACTTCTCCGACGTCGGACTGCGCGACATCCGCTACTGGTCGGCCGATCGGCTGCACCTGAACGCCCTGGGCCATGCCCGCGTCGCCAGCAACGTCCTCACCGAGCTCGGCGTTCCGGTGCCTGCCGACTGGGGTGTCGAGGAGGTGGCGGCGGCTCCCGCCGGACCGAAGTCGCGCAACACCGCCGCGTACTACCGGGAGTTCGTGCTGCCGTGGATCGGCCGTCGCCTCACCGGTCGCTCGTCCGGCGACGGGCGCGCGGCGAAGCGCGCTGTGCTGGAGCCCGTGCGGCTGTAG